The following coding sequences are from one Lolium rigidum isolate FL_2022 chromosome 6, APGP_CSIRO_Lrig_0.1, whole genome shotgun sequence window:
- the LOC124666944 gene encoding S-type anion channel SLAH2-like isoform X2, with product MELGRDVQIRMAGPLNEQSSRESLPSLLIQVPSQTIAGFDCVGRDNAAAPLDTVICIPAPASPPPAAPVPAYDDAQVPYALSLSMPASPSGFHLSQFRTASSVRRDEAPAVTKPAELQAEVHSPRLLKQTRFHSQPILHASQQLNEGPRRADTTRDKRFDPFKTFSGRLERQLSNLRGHPMDLDSPGSKISEETDQVPGTDRYFDALEGPELDTLRSTEVAVLPSDEKWPFLLRFPISAFGMVLGVSSQAILWKALATAPPTAFLHVSLTVAHVLWYVSLALMGLVSSIYLLKVVFYFEAVRREFYHPIRANFFFAPWIACLFLVQGAPIIEMTQVHHGVWYLLMAPIFCLELKIYGQWMSGGQRRLSKVANPSNHLSIVGNFVGALLGAKMGLREGPIFFFAVGLAHYIVLFVTLYQRLPTNVTLPKELHPVFFLFVAAPSVASMAWAKINGKFDNGARVAYFIALFLYMSLAVRINFFRGFRFSLAWWAYTFPMTGASIATITYATEVTNLLTRTLSIGLSGIATVTVAGLLVTTMFHAFVLRDLFPNDVSIAITRRKPKFSKILAHFRSSSSDMKDLVLSVSKSSNSDSDSNTEIDPSVTKGKAEP from the exons ATGGAGTTGGGAAGAGACGTGCAGATCAGAATGGCCGGCCCGCTCAACGAGCAGTCCTCCAGGGAATCTCTCCCGTCGCTGCTCATCCAGGTCCCGTCGCAGACCATAGCCGGCTTCGACTGCGTCGGCCGCGACAACGCCGCCGCCCCCCTGGACACTGTCATCTGCATCCCGGCGCCGGCCAGCCCACCTCCGGCTGCCCCCGTGCCCGCATACGACGACGCGCAGGTCCCCTACGCCCTCTCGCTCAGCATGCCGGCGTCGCCCTCGGGGTTCCACCTCTCGCAGTTCAGGACGGCGTCGTCCGTGCGCCGCGACGAGGCGCCCGCAGTGACCAAGCCGGCCGAGCTGCAGGCTGAGGTGCACTCGCCGCGGCTGCTGAAGCAGACGCGGTTCCACTCGCAGCCCATCCTCCACGCGTCCCAGCAGCTCAACGAGGGGCCGCGGCGAGCCGACACCACGCGCGACAAGCGGTTCGACCCCTTCAAGACCTTCTCCGGCCGCCTCGAGCGCCAGCTCTCCAACCTGCGTGGCCACCCCATGGACCTCGACTCTCCCGGGTCCAAGATCTCTGAGGAGACAGACCAGGTTCCGGGCACCGACCGCTACTTTGACGCCCTGGAAGGCCCCGAGCTCGACACACTCAGG TCGACGGAGGTGGCGGTGCTGCCGAGCGACGAAAAGTGGCCCTTCCTGCTGCGGTTCCCGATCAGCGCCTTCGGGATGGTGCTCGGCGTCAGCAGCCAGGCGATCCTGTGGAAGGCGCTAGCGACGGCGCCGCCGACGGCGTTCCTCCACGTCAGCCTCACGGTGGCGCACGTGCTGTGGTACGTCTCGCTGGCCCTGATGGGGCTCGTCTCAAGCATCTACCTGCTCAAGGTCGTCTTCTACTTCGAGGCCGTCCGCCGCGAGTTCTACCACCCGATCCGCGCCAACTTCTTCTTCGCGCCCTGGATCGCCTGCCTCTTCCTCGTGCAGGGCGCGCCGATAATAGAGATGACCCAGGTGCACCACGGCGTCTGGTACCTGCTCATGGCGCCCATCTTCTGCCTGGAGCTCAAGATCTACGGCCAGTGGATGTCCGGAGGCCAGCGCCGGCTGTCCAAGGTGGCCAACCCGTCCAACCACCTCTCCATCGTCGGCAACTTCGTCGGCGCGCTGCTCGGCGCCAAGATGGGCCTCCGCGAGGGCCCCATCTTCTTCTTCGCCGTCGGCCTCGCACACTACATCGTCCTCTTCGTCACGCTCTACCAGCGGCTCCCTACCAACGTCACGCTGCCCAAGGAACTTCACccggtcttcttcctcttcgtcgccgcGCCCAGCGTTGCATCCATGGCCTGGGCCAAGATTAATGGCAAGTTCGACAACGGCGCCCGGGTAGCATACTTCATCGCGCTCTTCCTCTACATGTCACTGGCTGTGCGCATCAACTTCTTCAGAGGATTCCGGTTCTCGCTGGCGTGGTGGGCCTACACCTTCCCGATGACCGGCGCGTCCATCGCGACCATTACGTACGCCACAGAGGTGACTAACTTGCTGACGCGGACGCTCTCGATCGGGCTCTCGGGAATCGCCACCGTCACCGTCGCCGGCCTGCTGGTGACCACCATGTTCCACGCCTTCGTGCTCAGGGACCTCTTCCCCAACGACGTCTCTATTGCCATCACCCGGAGGAAGCCAAAGTTCAGCAAGATTCTTGCGCACTTCCGCTCCTCCAGCTCCGACATGAAGGACCTCGTCCTCTCCGTCTCCAAGTCATCCAACTCCGACTCCGACTCCAACACAGAGATTGATCCATCCGTGACCAAAGGCAAAGCAGAGCCTTAG
- the LOC124666944 gene encoding S-type anion channel SLAH2-like isoform X1: MLSVGLLLARPLLTGPLSVYDCAGFLIIGMELGRDVQIRMAGPLNEQSSRESLPSLLIQVPSQTIAGFDCVGRDNAAAPLDTVICIPAPASPPPAAPVPAYDDAQVPYALSLSMPASPSGFHLSQFRTASSVRRDEAPAVTKPAELQAEVHSPRLLKQTRFHSQPILHASQQLNEGPRRADTTRDKRFDPFKTFSGRLERQLSNLRGHPMDLDSPGSKISEETDQVPGTDRYFDALEGPELDTLRSTEVAVLPSDEKWPFLLRFPISAFGMVLGVSSQAILWKALATAPPTAFLHVSLTVAHVLWYVSLALMGLVSSIYLLKVVFYFEAVRREFYHPIRANFFFAPWIACLFLVQGAPIIEMTQVHHGVWYLLMAPIFCLELKIYGQWMSGGQRRLSKVANPSNHLSIVGNFVGALLGAKMGLREGPIFFFAVGLAHYIVLFVTLYQRLPTNVTLPKELHPVFFLFVAAPSVASMAWAKINGKFDNGARVAYFIALFLYMSLAVRINFFRGFRFSLAWWAYTFPMTGASIATITYATEVTNLLTRTLSIGLSGIATVTVAGLLVTTMFHAFVLRDLFPNDVSIAITRRKPKFSKILAHFRSSSSDMKDLVLSVSKSSNSDSDSNTEIDPSVTKGKAEP, translated from the exons ATGCTTTCTGTTGGTCTTCTTCTGGCGCGTCCGTTGCTCACTGGACCACTCTCTGTGTATGATTGTGCAGGTTTCTTGATCATCGGCATGGAGTTGGGAAGAGACGTGCAGATCAGAATGGCCGGCCCGCTCAACGAGCAGTCCTCCAGGGAATCTCTCCCGTCGCTGCTCATCCAGGTCCCGTCGCAGACCATAGCCGGCTTCGACTGCGTCGGCCGCGACAACGCCGCCGCCCCCCTGGACACTGTCATCTGCATCCCGGCGCCGGCCAGCCCACCTCCGGCTGCCCCCGTGCCCGCATACGACGACGCGCAGGTCCCCTACGCCCTCTCGCTCAGCATGCCGGCGTCGCCCTCGGGGTTCCACCTCTCGCAGTTCAGGACGGCGTCGTCCGTGCGCCGCGACGAGGCGCCCGCAGTGACCAAGCCGGCCGAGCTGCAGGCTGAGGTGCACTCGCCGCGGCTGCTGAAGCAGACGCGGTTCCACTCGCAGCCCATCCTCCACGCGTCCCAGCAGCTCAACGAGGGGCCGCGGCGAGCCGACACCACGCGCGACAAGCGGTTCGACCCCTTCAAGACCTTCTCCGGCCGCCTCGAGCGCCAGCTCTCCAACCTGCGTGGCCACCCCATGGACCTCGACTCTCCCGGGTCCAAGATCTCTGAGGAGACAGACCAGGTTCCGGGCACCGACCGCTACTTTGACGCCCTGGAAGGCCCCGAGCTCGACACACTCAGG TCGACGGAGGTGGCGGTGCTGCCGAGCGACGAAAAGTGGCCCTTCCTGCTGCGGTTCCCGATCAGCGCCTTCGGGATGGTGCTCGGCGTCAGCAGCCAGGCGATCCTGTGGAAGGCGCTAGCGACGGCGCCGCCGACGGCGTTCCTCCACGTCAGCCTCACGGTGGCGCACGTGCTGTGGTACGTCTCGCTGGCCCTGATGGGGCTCGTCTCAAGCATCTACCTGCTCAAGGTCGTCTTCTACTTCGAGGCCGTCCGCCGCGAGTTCTACCACCCGATCCGCGCCAACTTCTTCTTCGCGCCCTGGATCGCCTGCCTCTTCCTCGTGCAGGGCGCGCCGATAATAGAGATGACCCAGGTGCACCACGGCGTCTGGTACCTGCTCATGGCGCCCATCTTCTGCCTGGAGCTCAAGATCTACGGCCAGTGGATGTCCGGAGGCCAGCGCCGGCTGTCCAAGGTGGCCAACCCGTCCAACCACCTCTCCATCGTCGGCAACTTCGTCGGCGCGCTGCTCGGCGCCAAGATGGGCCTCCGCGAGGGCCCCATCTTCTTCTTCGCCGTCGGCCTCGCACACTACATCGTCCTCTTCGTCACGCTCTACCAGCGGCTCCCTACCAACGTCACGCTGCCCAAGGAACTTCACccggtcttcttcctcttcgtcgccgcGCCCAGCGTTGCATCCATGGCCTGGGCCAAGATTAATGGCAAGTTCGACAACGGCGCCCGGGTAGCATACTTCATCGCGCTCTTCCTCTACATGTCACTGGCTGTGCGCATCAACTTCTTCAGAGGATTCCGGTTCTCGCTGGCGTGGTGGGCCTACACCTTCCCGATGACCGGCGCGTCCATCGCGACCATTACGTACGCCACAGAGGTGACTAACTTGCTGACGCGGACGCTCTCGATCGGGCTCTCGGGAATCGCCACCGTCACCGTCGCCGGCCTGCTGGTGACCACCATGTTCCACGCCTTCGTGCTCAGGGACCTCTTCCCCAACGACGTCTCTATTGCCATCACCCGGAGGAAGCCAAAGTTCAGCAAGATTCTTGCGCACTTCCGCTCCTCCAGCTCCGACATGAAGGACCTCGTCCTCTCCGTCTCCAAGTCATCCAACTCCGACTCCGACTCCAACACAGAGATTGATCCATCCGTGACCAAAGGCAAAGCAGAGCCTTAG